One Mesorhizobium sp. L-2-11 genomic region harbors:
- a CDS encoding SGNH/GDSL hydrolase family protein: MLAFNRYPAARFTLRRPRSPMAKLAGIRRLSQPATRRRPSPRRMAYSGRRFCEITAKARRADGSVDAIVETLGSSIDIGRPDLVNTGTNTPANYSVVMQTPAAADGYITGVDVGASGAGAASIHVIQYNGDLTVNVIRTHQITLANGVSEIPLSIPIAAGQYPAISGGAYKFQNSVNPEGIPAWIKAAALSNGATVASSTQHRYEVAFTIKTGLVADVEVAKNGGAQNTGMNLLADADPNGVVDATAIFASAAAHPNPYVPPGSFALTAMPKSGDGFWGPGKLFVGGRRFFVPARPSLFNLYDGFRAKMAEHIANNDVLCLIADSIGHWALASNGPAHWFNRVTQFANLGVADDEPGMTALRPSSTYLPAFYGVTTSGTVSTGTRGPLGESIILADGASLAFTGAYEQVDVHYTQDAGQGSLAFAFNGGAAYKTVNAAGALALDKYSGPSLTGQAASGNYTLTAVGGPVEITGLIRLGIKAAGSRPRLRTLRASHGSYTFASFNAARLASAIAQCGYAGGKIVPVLALGINDSFGTPPATISTNITSIIDTLEAALAPRIFVMPPTRPSSSWDGNYTGGRTYDAALGAIRQTYRSRNVLSVPIDGFDYINSGAYQEGLHFNDAGHDGNALRFIEYVAERG; this comes from the coding sequence TTGTTGGCCTTCAACCGGTATCCGGCGGCTCGCTTTACTTTACGGCGGCCACGATCCCCAATGGCGAAGCTCGCTGGCATACGGCGACTATCCCAACCAGCCACACGGCGAAGACCATCACCACGACGAATGGCGTACAGTGGCAGGCGGTTCTGTGAAATCACGGCCAAGGCTCGCCGAGCTGATGGCTCTGTCGACGCTATTGTCGAAACGCTGGGTTCCAGCATCGATATCGGCCGGCCGGACCTGGTCAACACCGGCACGAACACCCCCGCCAACTACAGCGTCGTCATGCAAACGCCTGCGGCGGCCGATGGCTACATTACCGGAGTTGATGTCGGGGCTAGCGGCGCCGGCGCGGCCAGTATCCATGTCATCCAGTACAATGGAGACCTAACCGTCAACGTGATCCGCACGCATCAAATCACACTAGCCAATGGTGTGAGCGAAATTCCCCTCAGCATCCCGATAGCAGCCGGGCAATATCCGGCGATCAGCGGTGGCGCTTACAAGTTTCAGAACAGCGTCAATCCGGAAGGCATTCCCGCATGGATAAAGGCCGCTGCGCTGTCGAACGGTGCGACTGTGGCGTCATCGACCCAGCACCGCTATGAGGTCGCGTTCACGATCAAGACTGGCCTTGTCGCGGACGTGGAGGTGGCCAAGAATGGCGGTGCGCAGAACACTGGCATGAACCTGCTGGCCGATGCCGACCCGAATGGTGTCGTTGATGCAACTGCAATCTTCGCCTCGGCCGCCGCTCATCCAAACCCGTATGTGCCGCCCGGCAGCTTCGCATTGACGGCTATGCCTAAGTCGGGTGACGGTTTTTGGGGGCCTGGAAAGCTGTTCGTCGGCGGCCGAAGGTTCTTCGTTCCGGCTCGCCCGTCGCTGTTCAATCTCTATGACGGCTTCCGCGCCAAGATGGCAGAGCATATCGCCAACAACGATGTGCTCTGCCTGATCGCCGACAGCATTGGTCATTGGGCGCTGGCCAGCAACGGCCCGGCGCACTGGTTCAATCGGGTGACGCAGTTTGCTAATCTCGGCGTCGCCGATGATGAGCCGGGCATGACGGCATTGCGGCCAAGCTCTACCTACTTGCCGGCTTTCTATGGCGTCACCACCAGCGGAACCGTCTCGACGGGAACGCGCGGGCCGCTCGGCGAAAGCATCATCCTTGCGGATGGCGCATCGCTGGCGTTCACCGGCGCCTATGAGCAGGTCGATGTCCATTACACCCAGGACGCCGGTCAAGGCTCGCTCGCCTTCGCCTTCAATGGCGGCGCGGCCTACAAGACTGTGAACGCTGCCGGCGCTCTGGCGCTCGATAAATATTCCGGCCCGTCTCTGACAGGGCAGGCAGCGAGCGGCAACTATACCCTCACGGCCGTAGGCGGACCCGTGGAGATCACCGGGCTTATACGTCTCGGCATCAAGGCGGCCGGCTCACGTCCGCGCCTGCGCACGCTGCGCGCCTCGCATGGCAGCTATACGTTCGCCTCCTTCAATGCGGCACGCCTTGCCTCGGCCATCGCTCAATGCGGCTATGCTGGCGGCAAGATCGTTCCGGTCCTCGCCCTGGGCATCAACGACAGTTTTGGCACGCCGCCTGCGACGATTTCGACCAACATCACGTCGATAATCGACACGCTGGAGGCGGCCTTAGCACCTCGCATCTTCGTGATGCCGCCAACGCGCCCGTCCTCGTCTTGGGATGGCAACTATACGGGCGGCCGAACCTACGATGCGGCACTTGGCGCGATCCGCCAAACCTACCGGTCGCGCAATGTGCTATCGGTGCCAATCGACGGGTTCGATTATATCAACTCGGGGGCCTACCAAGAGGGTCTGCACTTCAACGATGCCGGCCACGACGGCAATGCGTTGCGCTTCATCGAATACGTCGCGGAAAGGGGATAA
- a CDS encoding rRNA adenine N-6-methyltransferase family protein, translating to MADAGSIIAIYDDYYADGKVAAKREIASQQSVAHIEAILPGETFEKVLDIGAGEGAVLDKLNERNLAKTLGAVEISTSVLRPSRHGKSLV from the coding sequence ATGGCGGACGCCGGCAGCATTATAGCGATCTATGATGACTACTACGCAGATGGCAAAGTAGCCGCGAAACGCGAAATTGCTTCGCAGCAATCAGTCGCCCATATAGAAGCGATCCTCCCGGGGGAGACCTTCGAAAAGGTCCTTGATATCGGGGCCGGTGAAGGGGCTGTGCTGGACAAGCTCAACGAGCGAAATCTGGCGAAGACACTGGGGGCCGTCGAGATTTCGACCTCGGTATTGAGGCCATCAAGGCACGGAAAATCCCTAGTCTGA
- a CDS encoding class I SAM-dependent methyltransferase, giving the protein MAIHVVEHVEHERMFLMEAARVCKKLYIEVPLEHTRNLNRAIRMSGPFGHINFYTPLTFENLLNTSGLKVDRLMTFAHDLAYEQHLAGRSKGWVKYKLRTEFLKVAPKTAVRNMTYMAGALCSTK; this is encoded by the coding sequence TTGGCCATCCACGTCGTCGAGCACGTCGAGCACGAGCGGATGTTTTTGATGGAGGCGGCGAGGGTCTGCAAGAAGCTCTACATCGAGGTTCCGCTGGAGCATACGAGAAATCTCAATCGCGCCATTCGGATGTCCGGGCCGTTTGGGCATATCAATTTCTACACGCCGCTGACGTTCGAAAATCTGCTCAATACTTCCGGGCTCAAGGTCGATAGGCTGATGACGTTTGCTCACGATCTCGCTTATGAACAGCACTTGGCCGGGCGGTCCAAAGGATGGGTGAAATACAAGTTGCGGACCGAATTTCTCAAGGTCGCGCCCAAGACGGCGGTGCGGAACATGACGTATATGGCCGGAGCGCTCTGCAGCACTAAGTAG
- a CDS encoding acyltransferase, with amino-acid sequence MTFVPPFLQRLAGVNVGAGTKMAIRSVRTARRGHHSIGEDGIINCYFSFDRPEARITIGRRCYIGKSHLVTAEQITIGDDVVISWGTTIVDHNSHSLDWKQRTSDVAEWHQGRKNWSGVGIAPVTIDENVWIGFGVTILKGVTIGKGAVVGAASVVTKDVEPFTVVAGVPAKKVRDLSESTT; translated from the coding sequence ATGACTTTTGTGCCGCCCTTCCTGCAACGCCTAGCGGGCGTCAATGTCGGCGCCGGCACGAAGATGGCCATTCGGAGCGTCCGCACTGCCCGCCGTGGCCATCACTCGATCGGCGAGGACGGGATCATCAACTGCTACTTCTCGTTTGATCGACCAGAAGCGCGGATCACGATCGGACGGCGCTGCTACATCGGCAAGAGCCACCTAGTCACTGCAGAACAAATCACTATTGGCGATGATGTCGTTATCTCATGGGGTACGACGATCGTTGACCACAACTCGCACTCGCTAGATTGGAAGCAGCGAACAAGCGATGTCGCCGAGTGGCATCAGGGCAGGAAGAACTGGTCGGGTGTCGGCATCGCGCCGGTCACAATCGATGAGAATGTCTGGATCGGCTTTGGCGTGACAATCCTGAAAGGTGTCACGATAGGCAAGGGCGCGGTCGTCGGCGCAGCGTCTGTCGTCACGAAGGACGTGGAACCCTTCACGGTTGTTGCCGGCGTTCCGGCTAAAAAGGTCCGTGACCTTTCAGAATCAACTACTTAG
- a CDS encoding DUF1236 domain-containing protein, whose translation MKIHLVPAAAGLALLAGVGVATADQVIITPEQQTVVREYVERHPLASISLLGVELNVGSTLPDTVELHEVPDVEYRYVVVDDRTVLVDPGTRRIVQVID comes from the coding sequence ATGAAAATCCACCTTGTTCCTGCCGCCGCTGGGTTGGCTCTGCTGGCCGGTGTCGGCGTAGCCACCGCAGACCAGGTGATTATCACGCCCGAGCAGCAGACGGTCGTCCGCGAATATGTGGAGAGGCACCCGCTGGCGTCGATCAGCCTGCTGGGCGTGGAACTCAACGTCGGTTCGACTTTGCCCGATACGGTCGAACTGCACGAGGTTCCCGACGTCGAATACAGATACGTGGTTGTCGACGATCGCACCGTGCTGGTCGATCCCGGCACCCGCAGGATCGTGCAGGTCATCGACTGA